In Cyprinus carpio isolate SPL01 chromosome B7, ASM1834038v1, whole genome shotgun sequence, a genomic segment contains:
- the senp3b gene encoding sentrin-specific protease 3b, which produces MRDSGGSLAQNRWQGELSLTVSQEASSVGGMGGGLMDPNSPPNATSPIHLKLGHKEQVWTGEYIEPVEFLDEEAGFDENEEDMEEEEQDEEEIDSECDPWEEKDEVEDWQMPFESQPQAMFANNYRQQVSSHEGEAKFQARDFPENPFQIRLHGLRQQRLKRWRRLRSSARLRNRLVQNWKAWRQRAQWVSTLGYRRARRWRQYSLYASKRRNEQGCDSMGSSQTGLEKSGTETENNFSGFNGYHGDSQSSSTVSGGRKYLSMPLKPTTQRMEITLSEEHRSYVQGLLDEYLQKYGSLIPVHSDDIVEELKGIFSEDFSQPHRKVMVQHLIQSYQRSPGTAMVKGFRVNYKRHVLTMDDLSTLYGQNWLNDQIMNMYGDLVMDSVPEKVHFFNSFFYDKLRTKGYDGVKRWTKNVDIFQKDLLLIPIHLEVHWSLISVDIKQRSITYFDSQRTLNRRCPKHIFKYLQAEAMIKEKRDFLTGWKGFFKMNVGRQNNDSDCGAFVLQYCKCLALGQPFSFTQQDMPKLRRLMYKELCHCKLSL; this is translated from the exons ATGAGAGACAGCGGTGGAAGCCTGGCCCAGAACCGCTGGCAAGGGGAACTCTCCTTGACTGTGAGCCAGGAAGCCAGCAGTGTTGGGGGCATGGGAGGAGGGCTAATGGATCCAAACTCCCCTCCCAATGCCACCAGCCCCATTCACCTCAAACTAGGTCACAAGGAGCAAGTCTGGACTGGAGAGTACATAGAACCAGTAGAGTTTCTTGATGAAGAAGCTGGATTTGATGAGAATGAAGAAGATATGGAAGAAGAGGAACAAGATGAGGAAGAGATCGATTCTGAATGTGATCCATGGGAGGAAAAAGATGAAGTGGAAGACTGGCAAATGCCATTTGAATCACAACCGCAGGCCATGTTCGCTAATAATTATCGGCAGCAGGTGTCCTCACATGAAGGGGAGGCCAAATTCCAAGCCAGAGACTTTCCTGAGAATCCCTTCCAGATTCGGCTTCATGGACTTAGACAGCAAAGGCTGAAGCGATGGCGAAGACTACGGTCTAGTGCTAGATTACGCAACCGGCTTGTGCAGAATTGGAAAGCGTGGAGACAACGGGCCCAGTGGGTCAGCACCTTAGGGTATCGACGGGCAAGGAGGTGGCGCCAGTATAGCCTTTATGCCAGCAAGAGACGGAATGAGCAGGGATGTGACAGCATGGGCTCATCacaaacaggtttggagaaaagtggaacagaaacag AAAACAATTTCTCTGGTTTCAATGGTTATCATGGGGATTCTCAGTCAAGTTCAACAGTCAGTGGGGGTCGAAAATATCTTTCTATGCCCCTGAAGCCCACCACTCAGAGGATGGAGATAACCCTTTCAGAGGAACACAGGTCTTATGTCCAAG GTCTTCTTGATGAGTACCTTCAAAAGTATGGAAGTCTAATTCCCGTACATTCAGATGATATTGTTGAGGAACTGAAGGGCATCTTCAGTGAGGACTTCTCTCAGCCCCACAG GAAAGTCATGGTGCAACATTTAATTCAGTCCTACCAGAGATCACCAGGGACTGCAATGGTGAAAGGCTTTCGGGTGAATTACAAGCGTCATGTTCTGACAATGGATGATCTTAGCACCCTCTATGGACAGAATTGGCTCAATGACCAG ATCATGAACATGTATGGAGACCTTGTGATGGATTCAGTGCCTGAAAAG GTGCACTTTTTTAACAGTTTCTTTTACGACAAGTTGAGAACCAAAGGCTATGATGGAGTGAAACGATGGACAAAGAAT GTGGACATCTTCCAGAAGGATCTGTTGTTGATTCCCATTCATTTAGAAGTGCACTGGTCTCTGATCTCGGTTGATATTAAACAGCGCTCCATCACGTACTTCGATTCTCAGCGAACCCTTAATCGCCGCTGCCCCAAG catatttttaaataccTGCAGGCAGAAGCCATGATAAAAGAGAAGAGAGATTTTCTCACAGGGTGGaaaggcttttttaaaatg AACGTTGGCAGACAGAATAATGACAGTGACTGTGGTGCATTTGTCCTGCAG TATTGCAAGTGTCTCGCACTGGGTCAGCCCTTCAGCTTCACTCAACAGGACATGCCCAAGCTGAGGAGACTTATGTACAAAGAACTGTGTCATTGCAAGCTGTCACTGTGA
- the LOC109057981 gene encoding activated CDC42 kinase 1-like, whose product MMDHDTQWLYQLLASVQLERFYIRMRDGLNVTRIEHLNYVKEADLEQIGISRPGQRRLWVAVRNYKTNMPSRSWMVKAFSGRSSEGSDQFNGVGSGQGPEPGRALPCLVQDSELIFGDRLGSGSFGVVRKAEWQTPTGRVLPVAVKTLRGGGSRYGDVVTEFLQEASTMQSLDHPNIIHLYGVVLTHPLKMVTELAPLGSLYDALRQRQGEYPLSRLWLFSTQIAAGMEYLESRRFIHRDLAARNVLLASKELVKIGDFGLMRGLGPDRDHYIMTAHKRIPFAWCAPESLRVGTFSHASDVWMFGVTLWEMFTYCEEPWLGLSGRQILYRVEREGERLDRPSDCPQELYSVMRKCWACSPADRPTFSQLTTMVAEAQPMEVRAVKDFTELRKLSLQANDLVTVIDHGLEMCEWKGQNQRTLSVGWFPPALAAPALTAAVPAPGQALISSPVRGSLQHTGHGDTDQARSRGNPERLDDSRRWRIPLAREKEISNLKKMAGISRSLESVLGDSQDKGRGPGGNAAQRADPRRLMQCNLMQDPRRFSDAVVIPPARPPPPNFKCISPPNTGFKCVKTQVMIQDRRPVNSAGWAPQTHSQLQIQFQPQQQCLGSNNLARMAHLAKSSPQLDDGPEKEKERETRLFCCTQNNHSVS is encoded by the exons ATGATGGATCATGACACTCAGTGGCTGTACCAGCTCCTTGCTAGTGTGCAGCTAGAGAGATTCTACATAAGGATGCGAGATGGACTCAATGTGACACGTATTGAGCACCTGAACTATGTTAAAGAAGCAGATCTGGAACAGATTGGCATTAGTAGACCAG GACAGCGACGATTATGGGTAGCTGTCAGAAATTACAAAACCAACATGCCGTCACGGTCATGGATGGTTAAG GCCTTCAGTGGTCGCAGCTCAGAAGGAAGTGACCAGTTTAATGGTGTTGGGTCAGGCCAGGGGCCAGAACCAGGGCGCGCACTCCCCTGTCTTGTCCAGGACAGCGAACTGATCTTTGGGGACAGGCTAGGATCAGGTTCCTTTGGGGTAGTTAGAAAAGCAGAATGGCAAACACCGACTGGACGAGTG TTGCCTGTAGCAGTGAAAACCTTGAGGGGTGGCGGATCCAGATACGGAGATGTGGTGACCGAATTCCTCCAGGAAGCTTCGACCATGCAGTCTCTGGACCACCCCAACATTATACATCTGTATGGTGTTGTCCTTACTCATCCTcttaaaatg GTAACGGAGCTGGCTCCCCTTGGCTCTTTATACGATGCTCTGCGTCAACGACAGGGAGAATATCCTCTTTCACGGCTCTGGCTCTTCAGCACACAGATTGCTGCAGGTATGGAGTACCTAGAGTCCAGACGCTTCATCCACAGAGACCTCGCTGCCCGGAATGTGCTCTTGGCTTCTAAAGAGCTAGTGAAGATTGGAGACTTTGGACTGATGAGAGGCTTAGGTCCGGACAGGGACCACTATATCATGACGGCACACAAACGCATCCCCTTTGCATG GTGTGCTCCTGAGAGTTTACGTGTGGGTACTTTCTCTCACGCTTCAGATGTCTGGATGTTTGGTGTCACACTGTGGGAAATGTTCACTTACTGTGAGGAGCCCTGGCTGGGGCTGTCTGGCAGACAG ATCTTATATCGTGTCGAGCGGGAAGGTGAGAGGCTGGATAGGCCTTCAGACTGTCCGCAGGAGTTATATTCTGTGATGCGTAAATGTTGGGCCTGCAGTCCTGCTGACCGACCGACCTTCTCTCAGCTCACTACCATGGTAGCAGAG gCTCAGCCTATGGAGGTTCGAGCAGTGAAAGACTTCACAGAGCTCAGAAAACTCTCTCTACAGGCGAATGATCTAGTGACTGTAATAGATCATGG gcTGGAAATGTGTGAGTGGAAGGGCCAAAACCAGAGAACTCTAAGTGTTGGCTGGTTTCCCCCTGCATTGGCTGCCCCGGCTCTCACAGCAGCAGTTCCTGCGCCTGGTCAGGCTCTGATCTCTTCCCCTGTTAGAGGCAGTCTGCAGCACACTGGCCATGGAGACACGGACCAAGCACGCAGCCGGGGCAACCCAGAACGATTAGACGA CTCCAGACGTTGGAGGATTCCATTAGCAAGAGAGAAGGAAATCTCCAATCTGAAGAAAATGGCAG GCATCTCAAGGAGTCTGGAGTCTGTCCTTGGTGATTCACAGGACAAAGGTCGAGGTCCTGGTGGGAATGCAGCTCAGAGAGCCGACCCACGCAGACTCATGCAGTGCAATTTAATGCAAGATCCACGCAGGTTTAGTGATGCTGTTGTCATCCCACCTGCACGGCCCCCACCCCCCAACTTCAAATGCATCAGCCCACCAAACACTGGCTTCAAATGCGTCAAAACCCAGGTGATGATCCAGGATCGGAGACCAGTAAACTCAGCGGGCTGGGCCCCTCAAACTCATTCACAGCTACAGATCCAGTTCCAACCACAGCAGCAGTGTTTAGGGAGTAACAACCTTGCCCGGATGGCACATCTGGCCAAGTCAAGCCCTCAGTTAGATGATGGCCCTGAG aaagagaaggagagagaaactAGGTTGTTTTGCTGTACCCAAAACAACCACAGTGTGTCATAG
- the LOC109086571 gene encoding phospholipid scramblase 2-like isoform X3: MSEPGYPAQNDLPNPMPQSEGPAPATPAPGLQTDDQSPPDQPPLNQSEPIYEVDLGDHEELTYMCPDPAPPPAGLQPENQALPVQTVMDPSVPMNAVPYVIQPYKGYPVQRYLPYTIPQTAGPGPVPPAAGLEPENQALPVQTVMNQPGSSNPAPHQVQSYTGYPAQNYPPYAIAQSAGPGPVPLATGLEPQNQPLPVQTVMNPPGPGNPAPHQVQSYTGYPMPQSEVIELQSENQPHPVQSDPSNPALHQVLPYAAPAVPPPFLLFGVPPGLEYLTQINQILIHQKIECIQILSGYETNNQYEIKNSIGQEIYHVKEESDCLIRNLFGPAHGFKMHIKDSMDQEVIQLHRPMRCFLQEIEVQAPPGVIIGYVKQEWSFLPKFTILGPNYEELLKIQGPLFPFIRCDDVDFEVKGIIGEQSVGRITKQQSGLLKSCITDASNFCIQFPLDLDVKMKAVLLGACLLIDIMCFDKGAHLLLKLLRLP, translated from the exons GTTATCCAGCCCAAAATGACCTTCCAAATCCCATGCCTCAGTCAGAAGGTCCTGCACCGGCCACTCCAGCCCCAGGACTTCAGACAGATGATCAGTCGCCTCCAGATCAGCCACCTTTGAATCAGTCTGAACCGATTTATGAAGTTGATCTCGGGGATCATGAAGAACTCAcatacatgt GTCCTGATCCGGCTCCTCCACCTGCTGGGCTTCAGCCAGAGAATCAAGCACTTCCGGTTCAGACAGTCATGGATCCGTCTGTTCCGATGAATGCAGTGCCTTACGTGATTCAGCCGTATAAAG GCTATCCAG TCCAGCGGTACCTTCCATATACCATACCTCAGACAGCGGGACCTGGACCGGTTCCTCCAGCCGCGGGGCTAGAGCCAGAGAATCAAGCACTTCCGGTTCAGACAGTCATGAATCAGCCTGGTTCAAGTAATCCAGCACCTCACCAGGTTCAGTCATATACag GTTACCCGGCCCAAAATTACCCTCCATATGCCATAGCTCAGTCAGCGGGACCTGGACCGGTTCCTCTAGCCACGGGGCTAGAGCCACAGAATCAACCACTTCCAGTTCAGACAGTCATGAATCCACCTGGTCCAGGTAATCCAGCACCTCACCAGGTTCAGTCATATACag GTTATCCCATGCCTCAGTCAGAAGTCATAGAACTTCAGTCAGAGAATCAACCACATCCAGTTCAGTCTGATCCAAGCAACCCAGCACTCCACCAAGTTCTGCCATATGCAG CACCTGCAGTTCCTCCACCATTTCTACTTTTTGGAGTACCACCCGGTCTCGAGTACCTCACTCAG ATCAACCAGATACTTATTCACCAAAAAATAGAGTGTATACAGA tatTATCTGGCTATGAGACTAACAACCAGTATGAGATCAAGAACAGCATCGGGCAAGAGATCTACCATGTCAAAGAAGAGAGTGACTGCTTAATACGCAATCTCTTTGGTCCAGCACAcggttttaaaatgcatattaaggACAGCATGGACCAAGAGGTCATTCAGTTGCACAGACCAATGCGCTGTTTCCTGCAAGAG ATTGAAGTACAGGCTCCCCCTGGAGTAATCATAGGCTATGTGAAACAGGAGTGGTCCTTTTTACCAAAATTCACCATCCTGGGCCCCAATTATGAGGAACTACTGAAGATCCAGGGACCCCTCTTTCCATTCATTCGCTGTGATGATGTAGACTTTGAG GTTAAAGGCATTATTGGTGAACAGTCTGTTGGTCGAATCACAAAACAACAGAGTGGTTTATTAAAGAGCTGCATCACTGATGCCAGCAACTTTTGTATCCAGTTCCCTCTGGACTTGGATGTTAAAATGAAGGCTGTACTTTTGGGTGCTTGTCTCCTTATT GACATCATGTGCTTTGACAAAGGTGCACATTTACTTCTAAAATTATTAAGGTTACCATGA
- the LOC109086571 gene encoding phospholipid scramblase 1-like isoform X1 encodes MSEPGYPAQNDLPNPMPQSEGPAPATPAPGLQTDDQSPPDQPPLNQSEPIYEVDLGDHEELTYMCPDPAPPPAGLQPENQALPVQTVMDPSVPMNAVPYVIQPYKGYPVQRYLPYTIPQTAGPGPVPPAAGLEPENQALPVQTVMNQPGSSNPAPHQVQSYTGCPAQNDFPNPMPQSEGPAPATPAPGLQTDDQLPPVQPPLNQSEPIYEDVFEDHEEHKYMCPDLAPPPAGLQPENQALPVQTVMNQPGSSNPAPHQVQSYTVGYPAQNYPPYAIAQSAGPGPVPLATGLEPQNQPLPVQTVMNPPGPGNPAPHQVQSYTGYPMPQSEVIELQSENQPHPVQSDPSNPALHQVLPYAAPAVPPPFLLFGVPPGLEYLTQINQILIHQKIECIQILSGYETNNQYEIKNSIGQEIYHVKEESDCLIRNLFGPAHGFKMHIKDSMDQEVIQLHRPMRCFLQEIEVQAPPGVIIGYVKQEWSFLPKFTILGPNYEELLKIQGPLFPFIRCDDVDFEVKGIIGEQSVGRITKQQSGLLKSCITDASNFCIQFPLDLDVKMKAVLLGACLLIDIMCFDKGAHLLLKLLRLP; translated from the exons GTTATCCAGCCCAAAATGACCTTCCAAATCCCATGCCTCAGTCAGAAGGTCCTGCACCGGCCACTCCAGCCCCAGGACTTCAGACAGATGATCAGTCGCCTCCAGATCAGCCACCTTTGAATCAGTCTGAACCGATTTATGAAGTTGATCTCGGGGATCATGAAGAACTCAcatacatgt GTCCTGATCCGGCTCCTCCACCTGCTGGGCTTCAGCCAGAGAATCAAGCACTTCCGGTTCAGACAGTCATGGATCCGTCTGTTCCGATGAATGCAGTGCCTTACGTGATTCAGCCGTATAAAG GCTATCCAG TCCAGCGGTACCTTCCATATACCATACCTCAGACAGCGGGACCTGGACCGGTTCCTCCAGCCGCGGGGCTAGAGCCAGAGAATCAAGCACTTCCGGTTCAGACAGTCATGAATCAGCCTGGTTCAAGTAATCCAGCACCTCACCAGGTTCAGTCATATACag GTTGTCCAGCCCAAAATGACTTTCCAAATCCCATGCCTCAGTCAGAAGGTCCCGCACCGGCCACTCCAGCCCCAGGACTTCAAACAGATGATCAGTTGCCTCCAGTTCAGCCACCTTTGAATCAGTCTGAACCGATTTATGAAGATGTTTTCGAGGATCATGAAGAACACAaatacatgt GTCCTGATCTGGCTCCTCCACCTGCTGGGCTTCAGCCAGAGAATCAAGCACTTCCAGTTCAGACAGTCATGAATCAGCCTGGTTCAAGTAATCCAGCACCACACCAGGTTCAGTCATATACAG TAGGTTACCCGGCCCAAAATTACCCTCCATATGCCATAGCTCAGTCAGCGGGACCTGGACCGGTTCCTCTAGCCACGGGGCTAGAGCCACAGAATCAACCACTTCCAGTTCAGACAGTCATGAATCCACCTGGTCCAGGTAATCCAGCACCTCACCAGGTTCAGTCATATACag GTTATCCCATGCCTCAGTCAGAAGTCATAGAACTTCAGTCAGAGAATCAACCACATCCAGTTCAGTCTGATCCAAGCAACCCAGCACTCCACCAAGTTCTGCCATATGCAG CACCTGCAGTTCCTCCACCATTTCTACTTTTTGGAGTACCACCCGGTCTCGAGTACCTCACTCAG ATCAACCAGATACTTATTCACCAAAAAATAGAGTGTATACAGA tatTATCTGGCTATGAGACTAACAACCAGTATGAGATCAAGAACAGCATCGGGCAAGAGATCTACCATGTCAAAGAAGAGAGTGACTGCTTAATACGCAATCTCTTTGGTCCAGCACAcggttttaaaatgcatattaaggACAGCATGGACCAAGAGGTCATTCAGTTGCACAGACCAATGCGCTGTTTCCTGCAAGAG ATTGAAGTACAGGCTCCCCCTGGAGTAATCATAGGCTATGTGAAACAGGAGTGGTCCTTTTTACCAAAATTCACCATCCTGGGCCCCAATTATGAGGAACTACTGAAGATCCAGGGACCCCTCTTTCCATTCATTCGCTGTGATGATGTAGACTTTGAG GTTAAAGGCATTATTGGTGAACAGTCTGTTGGTCGAATCACAAAACAACAGAGTGGTTTATTAAAGAGCTGCATCACTGATGCCAGCAACTTTTGTATCCAGTTCCCTCTGGACTTGGATGTTAAAATGAAGGCTGTACTTTTGGGTGCTTGTCTCCTTATT GACATCATGTGCTTTGACAAAGGTGCACATTTACTTCTAAAATTATTAAGGTTACCATGA
- the LOC109086571 gene encoding phospholipid scramblase 2-like isoform X2, whose protein sequence is MSEPGYPAQNDLPNPMPQSEGPAPATPAPGLQTDDQSPPDQPPLNQSEPIYEVDLGDHEELTYMCPDPAPPPAGLQPENQALPVQTVMDPSVPMNAVPYVIQPYKGYPVQRYLPYTIPQTAGPGPVPPAAGLEPENQALPVQTVMNQPGSSNPAPHQVQSYTVGYPAQNYPPYAIAQSAGPGPVPLATGLEPQNQPLPVQTVMNPPGPGNPAPHQVQSYTGYPMPQSEVIELQSENQPHPVQSDPSNPALHQVLPYAAPAVPPPFLLFGVPPGLEYLTQINQILIHQKIECIQILSGYETNNQYEIKNSIGQEIYHVKEESDCLIRNLFGPAHGFKMHIKDSMDQEVIQLHRPMRCFLQEIEVQAPPGVIIGYVKQEWSFLPKFTILGPNYEELLKIQGPLFPFIRCDDVDFEVKGIIGEQSVGRITKQQSGLLKSCITDASNFCIQFPLDLDVKMKAVLLGACLLIDIMCFDKGAHLLLKLLRLP, encoded by the exons GTTATCCAGCCCAAAATGACCTTCCAAATCCCATGCCTCAGTCAGAAGGTCCTGCACCGGCCACTCCAGCCCCAGGACTTCAGACAGATGATCAGTCGCCTCCAGATCAGCCACCTTTGAATCAGTCTGAACCGATTTATGAAGTTGATCTCGGGGATCATGAAGAACTCAcatacatgt GTCCTGATCCGGCTCCTCCACCTGCTGGGCTTCAGCCAGAGAATCAAGCACTTCCGGTTCAGACAGTCATGGATCCGTCTGTTCCGATGAATGCAGTGCCTTACGTGATTCAGCCGTATAAAG GCTATCCAG TCCAGCGGTACCTTCCATATACCATACCTCAGACAGCGGGACCTGGACCGGTTCCTCCAGCCGCGGGGCTAGAGCCAGAGAATCAAGCACTTCCGGTTCAGACAGTCATGAATCAGCCTGGTTCAAGTAATCCAGCACCTCACCAGGTTCAGTCATATACag TAGGTTACCCGGCCCAAAATTACCCTCCATATGCCATAGCTCAGTCAGCGGGACCTGGACCGGTTCCTCTAGCCACGGGGCTAGAGCCACAGAATCAACCACTTCCAGTTCAGACAGTCATGAATCCACCTGGTCCAGGTAATCCAGCACCTCACCAGGTTCAGTCATATACag GTTATCCCATGCCTCAGTCAGAAGTCATAGAACTTCAGTCAGAGAATCAACCACATCCAGTTCAGTCTGATCCAAGCAACCCAGCACTCCACCAAGTTCTGCCATATGCAG CACCTGCAGTTCCTCCACCATTTCTACTTTTTGGAGTACCACCCGGTCTCGAGTACCTCACTCAG ATCAACCAGATACTTATTCACCAAAAAATAGAGTGTATACAGA tatTATCTGGCTATGAGACTAACAACCAGTATGAGATCAAGAACAGCATCGGGCAAGAGATCTACCATGTCAAAGAAGAGAGTGACTGCTTAATACGCAATCTCTTTGGTCCAGCACAcggttttaaaatgcatattaaggACAGCATGGACCAAGAGGTCATTCAGTTGCACAGACCAATGCGCTGTTTCCTGCAAGAG ATTGAAGTACAGGCTCCCCCTGGAGTAATCATAGGCTATGTGAAACAGGAGTGGTCCTTTTTACCAAAATTCACCATCCTGGGCCCCAATTATGAGGAACTACTGAAGATCCAGGGACCCCTCTTTCCATTCATTCGCTGTGATGATGTAGACTTTGAG GTTAAAGGCATTATTGGTGAACAGTCTGTTGGTCGAATCACAAAACAACAGAGTGGTTTATTAAAGAGCTGCATCACTGATGCCAGCAACTTTTGTATCCAGTTCCCTCTGGACTTGGATGTTAAAATGAAGGCTGTACTTTTGGGTGCTTGTCTCCTTATT GACATCATGTGCTTTGACAAAGGTGCACATTTACTTCTAAAATTATTAAGGTTACCATGA